One genomic region from Microcystis panniformis FACHB-1757 encodes:
- a CDS encoding carbohydrate kinase family protein has translation MLNNQRSSPVSVICLGEILSDLIADQSDRSMEQVTSWTTYAGGAPANVACGLRKLGINSAFIGCVGKDQRGEQLIALLDALGVDTTGVQYHATLPTRQVYVTRDAGGDRHFAGFGGIKTTDFADTALNADLLPENLWKNADYLVMGTLGLAYPPARAAMMRALELAKIYGVKVLVDINWRPVFWPNLEAAPDIIRDFIAQADLLKCSEEEAAWLFGTDTPGEISSQYPNLGAILVTGGAKGCKYHLGENSGAVEAFSGEVVDTTGAGDGFVAGFLARAGLGGDQIEENADLARNAVIYACAVGAMVTRRAGAIASQPTREQVEEFLAAFDS, from the coding sequence ATGCTTAACAATCAAAGATCTTCGCCAGTGTCTGTCATTTGTTTAGGGGAAATCCTCTCTGATCTAATTGCCGATCAAAGCGATCGCTCTATGGAGCAGGTGACTTCTTGGACAACCTATGCCGGGGGTGCGCCGGCAAACGTGGCCTGTGGATTGCGAAAATTGGGCATAAATTCGGCTTTTATCGGTTGTGTGGGCAAAGATCAACGAGGGGAACAGTTAATCGCCTTGCTAGACGCTCTCGGAGTCGATACCACTGGTGTACAGTATCATGCCACCCTACCCACCCGACAAGTTTATGTCACCCGCGATGCTGGGGGAGACAGACATTTTGCGGGTTTTGGCGGCATTAAAACGACGGATTTTGCCGATACTGCCCTTAATGCTGACCTATTGCCCGAAAATCTCTGGAAAAATGCCGATTATCTAGTGATGGGAACCCTAGGGTTAGCCTATCCCCCGGCGAGAGCTGCGATGATGCGCGCCCTCGAATTGGCTAAAATTTACGGGGTGAAAGTATTGGTCGATATCAACTGGCGACCGGTTTTTTGGCCTAATCTTGAGGCTGCCCCTGATATCATTCGAGATTTTATTGCCCAGGCCGATTTGCTCAAATGTAGCGAGGAAGAAGCAGCATGGTTATTTGGCACTGATACCCCCGGAGAAATATCATCACAATACCCCAATTTAGGGGCAATTCTGGTTACTGGCGGCGCAAAAGGTTGTAAATATCATTTAGGCGAAAATAGCGGTGCTGTCGAGGCTTTTTCTGGGGAGGTAGTGGATACAACTGGGGCAGGGGATGGCTTTGTGGCGGGTTTTTTGGCTCGTGCTGGTCTGGGAGGCGATCAAATCGAGGAAAATGCCGATTTAGCCCGTAATGCGGTGATTTATGCCTGTGCGGTGGGGGCAATGGTGACAAGAAGAGCAGGAGCGATCGCATCTCAACCGACTCGGGAACAGGTGGAGGAGTTTCTAGCGGCCTTTGACTCCTAG
- a CDS encoding DUF433 domain-containing protein gives MSLYPDQEPAITRTERGLTISGTRITLYQIMDYIHANYPRHLIRHQFYLTDEQFDAAISYIDAHYKEVESEYQIVVRQAAEIRDYWNERNQERIANISKLPPKPEYTSAWQKLQARKAKRAAISQ, from the coding sequence ATGTCACTGTATCCTGATCAGGAACCCGCAATTACTCGAACAGAGCGTGGTTTAACAATTTCTGGCACAAGAATAACCTTGTATCAAATAATGGACTATATTCACGCCAATTACCCTCGTCATTTAATCCGCCATCAATTCTATCTAACTGATGAGCAGTTTGATGCAGCCATCTCTTATATTGACGCTCACTACAAAGAAGTAGAGTCAGAGTATCAAATAGTTGTGCGGCAAGCAGCAGAAATTCGAGATTATTGGAATGAGCGTAACCAAGAACGTATTGCTAATATTTCTAAGTTGCCGCCCAAGCCTGAATATACTTCTGCTTGGCAAAAATTGCAAGCGCGTAAAGCCAAACGAGCAGCAATAAGCCAGTGA
- a CDS encoding DUF1818 family protein codes for MEKILKYGSGWRLGWNPTATVYKGLIGGDDWAIELTEAEWQDLRRLLSQLTATMASIATELMDEESIACEAESELLWLEATGFPDNYSLRLILYQGRSCEGNWSAAALPELLAAWDNLLYNF; via the coding sequence ATGGAAAAAATTCTCAAATATGGTTCGGGTTGGCGACTCGGTTGGAATCCTACGGCAACCGTTTATAAAGGATTAATTGGTGGTGATGATTGGGCGATCGAATTAACCGAGGCCGAGTGGCAGGATTTGCGTCGGTTACTATCACAATTGACTGCGACTATGGCTTCCATAGCCACAGAATTAATGGATGAAGAAAGTATTGCTTGTGAAGCGGAAAGCGAGCTTTTATGGTTAGAAGCGACAGGATTTCCCGATAATTATTCCCTGCGATTGATTCTCTATCAAGGTCGCAGTTGTGAGGGCAATTGGTCGGCCGCTGCCCTGCCAGAGTTGCTCGCTGCTTGGGACAATTTGCTTTACAATTTTTAA
- a CDS encoding Gfo/Idh/MocA family protein, which yields MSTGIAILGVGRWGVHYVRHFSQHPSAQVVAIVDSSPEKLRLCRDQFNIDTNKVILANDWESIRNHPEISAVVVVTPAISHYPLIKDALNLGYHVLAEKPLTLNPQECAELTALAAQKQRILLVDHTYLFHPAVITGQKVLQSGGIGKPLYGYATRTHLGPVRQDVSALWDLAIHDISIFNHWLNSTPVLIQARGTFWLQPNLADLVWLTLIYGDGFQATIHLCWLNPDKQRRLGIVGSEGTLIFNELDSRAPLTRQKGYFERQEAYFIPRGQETESIPIADGEPLKALCEHFLESVATGVNSPVSSGSVGTQLVKILQAAELSLARGGEILRLE from the coding sequence ATGTCCACAGGAATCGCTATTTTAGGGGTAGGACGTTGGGGAGTGCATTACGTCCGTCATTTTTCTCAACATCCCTCAGCACAAGTAGTGGCAATCGTTGACTCCTCTCCTGAAAAACTCCGTCTCTGTCGCGATCAATTTAATATCGATACTAATAAGGTTATTTTAGCCAATGACTGGGAATCTATTCGCAATCATCCCGAAATCTCAGCCGTAGTCGTTGTTACTCCTGCCATCAGCCATTATCCCCTGATTAAAGATGCTCTTAATTTAGGTTATCACGTCCTCGCCGAAAAACCCTTAACCCTCAATCCCCAAGAATGTGCCGAATTAACGGCATTAGCGGCGCAAAAACAGCGTATTTTATTAGTTGATCATACCTATCTTTTTCATCCCGCCGTTATCACTGGACAAAAAGTCCTGCAATCCGGTGGCATCGGTAAACCTCTTTATGGTTATGCCACTCGCACTCACCTGGGTCCGGTTCGTCAGGATGTGTCCGCTTTGTGGGATCTAGCTATTCACGATATCTCGATTTTTAATCATTGGCTAAATAGTACACCCGTATTGATTCAGGCGAGGGGAACCTTCTGGCTACAACCTAATCTAGCCGATTTAGTCTGGTTAACCCTGATCTATGGCGATGGTTTTCAAGCGACTATTCACCTTTGTTGGTTGAATCCCGATAAACAGCGACGCTTAGGGATAGTTGGCAGCGAAGGGACTTTAATTTTCAATGAATTAGACTCTCGAGCGCCTTTAACCCGACAAAAGGGCTATTTTGAACGTCAGGAAGCCTATTTTATTCCCCGGGGACAGGAGACGGAATCTATCCCTATTGCCGATGGTGAACCCCTAAAAGCATTGTGCGAACATTTTTTAGAGTCGGTGGCTACGGGTGTCAATTCTCCTGTATCTTCGGGATCGGTAGGGACCCAATTAGTCAAAATCCTCCAGGCAGCAGAATTATCTCTAGCCAGAGGTGGAGAAATCCTGCGCTTAGAATAG
- a CDS encoding chorismate lyase translates to MTAILHPQEKPLLNRPWYSLSPLWQGDETDVKQGLPHSQLAPPWQILILGDGSPTRHLQLLTGEKTEVDVIDMSPIGDDEDGAPMKISLIPGPRLRRQVWLRTASGQRLAYAASWWSANQVDEYLENRSLPIWESLSRLHTELYRDVQGLYYGHSPELEIAFGEKGAFWGRHYLFWHARQPLTLIYEVFSPCLRKYLGEMRIDQLG, encoded by the coding sequence TTGACTGCTATCCTCCACCCCCAAGAAAAACCCCTGCTTAATCGTCCTTGGTACTCCCTGTCCCCTCTCTGGCAAGGAGACGAAACCGATGTGAAACAAGGTTTACCCCATAGCCAACTCGCGCCTCCTTGGCAGATTTTAATTCTCGGCGATGGTTCTCCCACCCGTCATTTACAACTTTTAACTGGTGAAAAAACGGAGGTGGATGTGATCGATATGTCCCCCATCGGCGACGATGAGGATGGCGCACCGATGAAAATTAGCCTGATTCCAGGACCGAGATTGCGTCGTCAAGTCTGGTTACGCACAGCTAGTGGTCAAAGGTTAGCCTATGCCGCTTCTTGGTGGTCTGCCAATCAAGTGGACGAATATCTAGAAAATCGTTCCCTACCGATTTGGGAAAGTCTCTCGCGGCTGCACACGGAATTGTATCGCGATGTGCAGGGACTTTATTACGGTCATTCCCCGGAATTAGAAATAGCTTTTGGGGAAAAAGGAGCATTTTGGGGTCGTCATTACCTATTTTGGCACGCTCGCCAACCCCTTACCCTGATTTACGAGGTTTTTTCTCCCTGTCTCCGTAAATACCTCGGCGAAATGAGAATTGATCAATTAGGATAA
- a CDS encoding glutathione S-transferase family protein, protein MLLLQFSTSHYCRKARLALGYKGIDYQVENLTPGLHILKLSPLTKGLTTVPVLMAADEIIADSTAILKYLEKVVPFPSFIPAGEKEKNQAWLLEDWLDESIGVATRFVYYNYRAGEGKAIDPSLSSQIIINIVRQQYKITPARVKLAEERLENALKILEYWQNQAYLVGDKLSVADIAATALLSPLALIPSYRQKYPWLFARIGEIHQQCREKLPPGLN, encoded by the coding sequence ATGCTCTTACTGCAATTTAGCACCTCTCATTACTGTCGCAAAGCTCGTTTAGCTCTAGGTTATAAGGGGATTGATTACCAAGTAGAAAATCTCACCCCCGGACTACATATTCTCAAACTCAGTCCCCTAACCAAAGGGTTAACCACTGTCCCCGTTTTAATGGCAGCAGATGAGATTATTGCCGATTCTACTGCCATTTTAAAATATTTAGAAAAAGTAGTTCCTTTCCCCTCTTTTATTCCCGCTGGGGAAAAGGAGAAAAATCAAGCTTGGTTACTAGAGGATTGGTTAGATGAAAGTATTGGAGTAGCGACTAGATTTGTCTATTATAATTATCGCGCCGGAGAGGGAAAAGCGATCGATCCTTCCCTGAGTAGTCAAATAATTATTAATATCGTGCGACAACAATATAAAATCACCCCAGCCAGGGTAAAACTAGCGGAGGAGCGGCTAGAAAATGCCCTCAAGATTCTAGAATATTGGCAAAATCAGGCCTATTTGGTGGGAGATAAATTAAGTGTAGCCGATATTGCCGCCACTGCCCTACTCAGTCCTCTGGCTCTAATTCCCAGTTATCGTCAAAAATATCCCTGGTTGTTTGCTAGAATCGGGGAAATTCATCAACAGTGTCGAGAAAAATTGCCCCCTGGTTTAAATTAA
- a CDS encoding YheT family hydrolase: protein MIAHPRTRTDNLTYTPPPLLKNGFAMTLYVALKARETWQNTIAIPEPVYQETIFTGANAVPIYGIFSIPPQAKGTIIGTYGITGDLDNQWFLRILGRKAVARNYAVVLFDWRAHGKTAELSPTLTSDGIYEGLDFLHIAAQAQKMGCPAPFWFTGYSLGGQLALWGIKSAENQEDMGIDPTHIGGGAVICPNLDSNRSLSYLVRDTWGKHLEKAIAGELRKLAKRIHKAHPDHIDPQAITRATTIAGFDRELVIKKLGFETVFDYYAASSPLPFQPYLTKPTFILYAADDPLFSPAVIPDLQAAIADNPHVDLLLTNHGGHVGYISSLSCQRQWGDSDRWWAWNRVLDWFDQKTGK, encoded by the coding sequence ATGATTGCCCATCCGAGGACGAGGACCGATAATCTCACCTACACTCCGCCCCCATTGCTGAAAAACGGTTTTGCCATGACTCTCTATGTGGCCCTAAAAGCGCGAGAAACCTGGCAAAATACGATCGCTATTCCCGAACCAGTCTATCAAGAAACCATTTTCACCGGGGCTAATGCCGTCCCCATCTACGGGATTTTTTCCATTCCCCCGCAAGCGAAAGGAACCATTATCGGCACCTACGGCATCACGGGAGACTTAGATAATCAATGGTTTTTAAGGATTTTAGGCAGAAAAGCCGTAGCGAGAAACTACGCGGTCGTCCTCTTCGATTGGCGGGCCCACGGTAAGACAGCCGAATTATCCCCGACTCTCACCTCTGATGGCATCTATGAAGGGCTAGATTTCCTTCATATTGCCGCCCAAGCTCAAAAAATGGGCTGTCCTGCCCCTTTTTGGTTCACGGGTTACTCTCTGGGGGGACAATTAGCCCTCTGGGGAATTAAATCGGCAGAGAATCAGGAAGATATGGGGATAGATCCCACCCATATCGGCGGCGGTGCGGTAATTTGTCCTAATTTAGACTCTAATCGTTCTTTATCCTATCTCGTTCGGGATACCTGGGGGAAACATCTGGAAAAAGCGATCGCCGGGGAACTACGCAAGTTAGCCAAACGCATCCATAAAGCTCATCCTGATCATATCGATCCCCAAGCAATTACTCGCGCCACCACGATTGCCGGATTCGATCGAGAATTAGTGATTAAAAAGCTAGGATTTGAGACAGTTTTTGACTATTATGCCGCTAGTAGTCCCTTGCCCTTTCAACCCTATTTAACTAAACCCACTTTTATCCTCTACGCAGCCGATGATCCCCTCTTTTCCCCCGCAGTTATTCCCGATCTGCAAGCAGCGATCGCCGATAATCCCCATGTGGATCTACTTTTAACCAACCATGGCGGTCATGTGGGTTATATCAGCAGTTTATCCTGTCAGCGTCAGTGGGGCGATAGCGATCGCTGGTGGGCATGGAATCGGGTTTTAGACTGGTTTGACCAAAAAACTGGCAAATAA
- the lepB gene encoding signal peptidase I, with protein MSKPPLFSAVSPPDATNSLAKDPWLAVNLSMFFPGLGQWYANKNQKATIWAIAQVILIIVTIWSIFSPNGPVSWGLGGIVALVVLYVSNIFDAHWSVYYSRQNNSLEKIPRKQKNPWFAVFANRIMPGLGQLYADKVSLGIIFLTISQISLKMADFFANILFLAPLITAIAIYHVYHTFPHQFHPHRHTYRSILALMVAAIFTWGIICNYFPDWLHQKIEFFEIPSESMLPTLAVGDRVFVSQSSNYQAERGDIIVFRTPEKIKQLEPNSGDFFIKRVIAIPGDTIEIRRGKVYLNRQVIEETYTAELANYEIEFMTVPPKTLFVLGDNRNHSFDSHAWGFLPESYIVGQAYKVYWPLDRVQSLL; from the coding sequence ATGAGCAAACCCCCCCTTTTTTCGGCTGTTTCTCCTCCTGATGCGACTAATTCACTGGCAAAAGATCCCTGGTTAGCTGTCAATCTCTCGATGTTCTTCCCCGGCTTGGGACAATGGTATGCTAACAAAAACCAAAAAGCAACCATTTGGGCGATCGCTCAAGTAATATTAATAATTGTAACAATTTGGTCAATTTTTAGTCCCAATGGCCCTGTAAGCTGGGGATTAGGGGGAATAGTTGCTCTGGTTGTCCTTTACGTTAGCAATATTTTTGACGCTCACTGGAGTGTTTATTATTCCAGACAGAATAACAGCTTAGAGAAAATTCCCCGGAAACAAAAAAACCCATGGTTTGCCGTCTTCGCTAACCGGATTATGCCAGGTTTGGGGCAATTGTACGCTGATAAGGTGAGCTTAGGGATAATTTTTCTGACTATATCCCAGATTAGCCTGAAAATGGCTGATTTTTTTGCTAATATCCTCTTTCTTGCGCCTTTAATTACAGCGATCGCTATTTATCATGTTTATCACACTTTCCCCCATCAATTCCATCCCCATCGTCACACCTATCGTTCCATTTTGGCGCTGATGGTGGCAGCAATTTTTACTTGGGGAATTATCTGTAATTATTTTCCCGATTGGTTACATCAAAAAATAGAATTTTTCGAGATTCCTAGCGAATCCATGCTGCCTACCCTCGCAGTAGGTGATCGCGTTTTCGTCAGTCAATCCAGTAATTATCAAGCGGAAAGAGGCGATATAATTGTTTTTAGAACTCCCGAAAAAATTAAGCAACTAGAGCCTAATTCGGGAGATTTTTTTATCAAACGAGTCATCGCTATTCCCGGGGATACCATTGAAATCCGCAGGGGTAAAGTTTATCTCAACCGGCAAGTTATCGAGGAAACCTACACCGCCGAGTTAGCCAATTATGAAATAGAATTTATGACTGTACCCCCAAAAACCCTGTTTGTTTTGGGAGATAATCGTAACCATAGTTTTGATTCCCATGCTTGGGGTTTTTTGCCAGAAAGTTATATCGTTGGTCAAGCCTATAAAGTTTACTGGCCTCTCGATCGTGTCCAGTCTTTGCTATGA